Within the Salarias fasciatus chromosome 2, fSalaFa1.1, whole genome shotgun sequence genome, the region GCATGTTTCCGTTAAAATGAGTCAAATCAGCACGAGGATGTGGTTGCGTTTTCTCTTgcccctttttcttttaatcaacGTGCACAAGCAAGCCTGTCTTCCGTCTGTGAGGAAACGGACGTGgcggtggagtgtgtgtgcgtgtgtgtgtgttgggggggagAGATGGAATAGCGGGAACAGGATGGGCAGCGGCGCACACGGACTTGGGTTGATGGGGATGACGAGACATGACACCGATCAGCACCCGACATGTGAAGACAACATTCAGCGGCGTGGAgtagtggaggaggaagaggaggaggaggagggggaggaggggggaggaaaaaaaaacctgcagatgGAGATTGTCCGTATTGTCTCCGCTCCCCGGGCTTCGGTGGAGAATTATTTCAGTCGAGTAGTCGAGCGTGGTCCGGCCGCGGCGCTGTGCGTAATGTTTTGAATGGTCGGTCAATGCGCAGACTGGTTggaaatgactgtttttattgACGTCAGCGCTCAGgctactgcccccccccccccccccccccacccccccacccatcaCATCCCCACAACTGCACCATCTAATGGACTTGGCTTTACATTCCAGTCAACCATCCGAGctgtaaacaggaaacaggaggatTGAAAACGTACCTTTTTCTCCCCTCACAGTCCTTTAGAGGAGCGTTTTCTCCAAAATCCACCATGGTTTTCGggtgtcttgtttttttttttccctcctctctctctccacagccTCTCAAAGATATTCTCACAAGTTCATACACCAAGGAAGTGCATGTCAATATAACTCAACAGAAAGGAATGATGCTGTCAACTTATAATGCCTCATGCTTGGAAACATGTTTCCCATTTTTCAGCTTTCCAACTTAACAATAAGCAATAAACAACACACGATAACCGCCGACGGATCTTTGACACAAATACACTCCCAAAATAACTCATCAAAGACAGCAAAGGAAAGCAATataatttaataaattatttcaaatttatTCCAAGTCCTTCAGCAGTGGCAACAATGTtataacccaaaaaaaaaaaaaaaaaaaaaaggggaggggggggtcacTATTAACaccttcaaaaacaaaaatatatataaatccAGCTTCCCCACTCAGATGATCTGGCTGTGGTCGCCTCCTGAAGCACGGTAAGATGACTGACAGGCAGCTGTGCCATGAGAACAGATGCTACACCACTGTATGGATTCTACAGAGTATTCAGCAGAAACGGATTGCGTTGTTgcgtgcatacacacacacacacacacacacatacaatacTATAGGAGGTTGTTCTGACAGGTTGACTGAGCTCCTAAACACTGAGGAAGAGTTGAGCTGCTTCATCATCAAAATAAACCACTTATTTACAAAGTGTGGGGAAGGGCCGAAGACACTTCAATCCGTCCATCCAGTACCTCCTCTTTGGATCAATACAATCAGTGGTCTGCTGATCACCTAAAAACCTCACCGGACGAGGTTTCTCAGCCTCAGATTTGGAGAACATCAGGGCACATAGCTTCTACCTGGCAGTGAGAGACGGGAGGAGTGAAAGAAGAGAAGCCGCGGCCGCCGCCTGGCAGGTTCCGTCTCTGCAGTGAAATATGACGTCCGGCAAACAGTTCAGAAACAACTGTTCAATTTCataataccacaaaaaaaaaacaaaaaaaaaaaaaaacaaatttgagTTTTAACGTCTTGTTTTCTAATTTTGCATAAGCTGACGTTCATTAAATACACTCCACTCTTCAACTCTGTCACTGACGTCCAATGAGTCTCACCTGTTTAGTTTGAAATCATTTCTGCTTTGACATCAAAACATCCGTCTTGATGAAAGATTCTGCAGCATCATGTTATTCAAGTTTCTCTctctatgtatatatatatatataaaaaaaatctaatatagTCTAACCATTAAATAAATCGGATGTGAATACGTAGGTCTTGGTTTCCTCTGCACTAATGAAGGAAAAACCATCACTGTGGTTCAAACAACGTAAAGTCCAGGCGTGTTGATGATCCCGGTCCGATTTGAGACGATATCTGTGAAACTGACACATTTATGGAGGAATGTGACATCCAGTCAACCACCGACAGACTAAACAGTCGCAGCAGAGCATTCCTTGTTTCTTTCTGCTCCCAGAGAGGCTCCGGCTTGAATCTCTGGCCGGGTGAAATCAACACCGTCGTTTCACTGAAGTTCACCTTCTGCGGTAAGACTTGACGACTTGTGcgggctgtgtttgtgtttatgtgctgttttgtttgtttttttttttttttggaggatgTCAGAAGGGGAGGCATTTCACGAGGCAGGCTGGCCACTcctttcatcttttcttcttctgtggttccTGTGGAACCAGCAGGACGTTTCCTCCTTGCAGACGCCAAAGGGATTATAGAATCTCCAGGTCCACATGGCGAACCTCTGGGTTGCGTTGCTACAGAAGAATGATCACAGAAATCTGGTTCAGAAGGTAGCTAGAATGCGAAACACTCATAAGGTTGACAGTTAAAGTAAAAAGGTTAAATACGCcaatgaaaagatgaaataaaaggaaagagaATGTGTTGTGTATTCTTACACAATGTGTTATTTGTCATAATATCATGACTGAACGGTAAATGGAGCAGTTTCAGGCAGAAGACAAACCGCTTCAACACTTCTATTTGAACTCCAGTACCTTGAGTTCCTTCTCCAGGCGGTCCACCTCGGCGCCGAGCGTGTCGAtgatgttctctccatgtttcAGCATGAAGCTCTCCAGCTCCTCGGGGGTCTTCACCTGCTGGATGTCctacagagacaaacacaaacacacacatccacgttTTTCTTCAGTCACATTTACAGCTGGGAGACAAACATCGGAGACAAACGGTACCTCTGTAATCCTAAACATGAACACACGGTGATCTCTGTGATCGTTAGGACGATATACAATATGGCGCAGATCAATACCCAATACTGGACACTTGGTTAAGAAATTTAAGTTCACTGGATGAGTAGTCGTGAGCAATACATTCCTATTCCTTAATCTTAGTAATTGAGAGGAAGGAAAGGTTTAAAATTCCATGAATTATaaacatgaagacaaaaaaaatactgaattaaAAGAACCGAAACTCACATTGAGGATTTGGTcaatgtcttgtttttccagATAAGACCGCGTCACCACCCGGCCATCGAAGTCCACCTCGGCCTTAAAGCGCACTTTGCTCAGCCCCATGTCGGTGGCTTTCACATCGTGGATTGCTCTGCtcatccaaaaacacacagaaattcAGCAGGAGGTTAAAGAGAAGCACCAGTGCTGGACGTGACGGAGGATTCCTGTCTGGTCTACATGAGACTGACTGTTGGTGAAGAGGTCGTCCCTCACACCTGCACGCTGATATGACTGCCTCTGCTCTgagcacagacagcagcaggacaccTCCAGTAAATACCTGCTGCTCTATTTACAGCCTGGCTGCTGTTCATCAACATTTACGGGCCTTTAAAGTCCCGGCTGAGCTTTATTATTGTCCCTTCGAGTGAGTCCAGCTCCAGTAACAGGACCGTGCTTCGTGTTTGGAGTCGACTGTGCGAGAACATTTGGCGTGTGGGTTTGTGACGCTGGCTGACCTGACGGCGGGGTCGTTCTCCAGAAACTCGGTGAGCTTCTGAACGCGCTCGGCCTGTATGGAGCGTCCCAGCAGGGCCTCCGTGTTGGTGTAGATGAGGAAGGCGGAGACGGTGCCCAGCAGCGTGCCCACGCCCAGCGAGCCCAGGCTGTCATACAGGGGGTTACCTGCCACCACGAAGACGGGCGCAGttgtgtcacaaaaaaaaaaaacacattgaagcAGGACTGAGTCCAAGTTCCCGTCTTTACCTGTGAGTGAGGTGAGGCCCATGCAGCCGGCAGCCAGGACGACTCCCAGCACGGCCGCggcgtcctccagcagcaccacgtTGGTGCTGGGGTCTCGGCTCTGCATCACTGCAGGAACAGAGCAACATCTACATCTCAGATCCAGACACGGCTGGTGTAAACAATCAGAACAATACATGATTTAAGATTGGTTCTGATGACGAGgcctggagaagcagcagagaatcAAAgacttttcctcttcactctgctgatcACAACAAGTCCTGTGTTggcctcatttttaaaaataaagattctGTTTACACTAACGAGAAAACCCTCCCGACATCTTCAGGACAGCAGAGGTCACTACTCACACTTCTAAGAAGGTGCAGATTCTCCAATAGCACAAATCTCCACTGATACAAAATGCTCATCTGAGGCAAGATAAGTGCAAATATACACTATAACCGTTTGTAAAACCGTTGGGCAGCGTCGATACAACAGCTTTATCAGTACCAATGAATCGGATCATTTTCAGTCAGACCTGGCTAGTATTcatataaaaagaaacaattgtattttttttttttttttaaacagaaacaggaagtcctgacATTTTTAAACTACATAACTATATCACTcttcatatattaaaaaaagaggcagGATTAAGCGTGTTCAAATGTAgagaataaaagtaaaaaattgtTTACCGTCTCTGATGAACACAGTAAGTGCCAGATCAGAGCTGAACATACCATATTCATAGAAAGAGAGTCCATGCTGGTGGGCGCTCCTCCTTATCTCATTGACGGCAACTAGTAAAGTGGCTGAGGGggggaaaacaggaagtgggtgaGAAAAAACAACAGGCAGCACAATGAAAACGTCACCAAACATCCACTAACTCACCTCCTTCTGACACCAGAGAGCCCGCCAGAATACAGTAAGCCTACAACAGAGGGACGTCAAACACTGGTTGGAAgtgttcagacacacagacagaaatgtgCGCAGACCGCTCACCCATAACAAAGACTCAATGGGCTCTGGATGCAACAATCCCATGATGCCGTGGTACCAGGAGAGGCCTGCTCCCATCATGAAAATGCCCACGCCGCTGATGAGAGAGGCGATGTAGCGCATGTTGGAGAAGCCATACCTGGAAAACGCAGACGGCTCCGAATTAATGATCTCAATTAAAGTCACTGAGTTTCCTGCAGATGCTGAGTTTGGTTGCAATATTTTGAATTGTGCACCACCAGCTGCAGTTGCCAGCGAGGCCACACGGTGGCGCAGTCCTGAGGTaaaaacaccagacagcaaAAATGTCATAGGTTCAAATACCGGTCGTTCctttctggagtgtgtgtgtgtgtgtgtgtgtgtgtgtattctccccgtgtgtgtgtagagtttcCTCAGAATACTCTGGGTTTCTTCCAAcattccaaaaacatgcatgtgaggtgaaagtgagtgtgtgtgctttgctGTTTGAACTTGAGATCTGTCCCTGTCCCACTGGTGCATCCTGTCCTCGCCCTCCGTTAGCTTGGATTAGCTTGAGCATCCCGCAACTGTGCACAGATGAAACGGTACcaaggatggatggacgagGGTTCATCGAAATATATATTCAGTTAAAAGTAAACAACTCATGGTTCTTAAAACTTGTAATTGTACAAAAATCTCTTCGATAAGTGAAACACACAAGTTACATCACACTATTTGGAAAaaatagccttttttttttaaaatatgtttgtgatttttttttcttgttcattACATGGTTCAGAAATAATGTGATGTATTAGTTTTGCGTTTCACAGACTGAATGTCACCTTAAATTCAGACAAGCCAACTGTAATTACATGATTGTATGTTTGTTGTATGTTTTTTGgttaattctatttttttcccagtttgtAACCTTAAGCTGAcatattttacctttaaagTCATGCAAGCAATATGTTTAAGTTAAACCTTTGCGTAAAATGTATTCTTTTGAAAAAATGGTGGATTATAAGCCGGACTGCACTTCTCACACCAGGATTCAACACCCTGATCTGAATAAGCAGTGGGAAGAAAAATGGACGTCTGCCCAAAGCCATAAAATATGCATTTGAAGTTAAGTGGGGGTTAATTAGTGTCTGAACGGTTTATAAACGTGACTGTGTGcttatctgtctctctgtgtgatggactggtggcctCTGCAGGGTGTGTGCTACTTTTACCtagagtcagctgggatcggctccagcgaACCTATGACCCCGCCTGCTGTCGGCGCTGACAAACATAATCCTAATTGGAACATTTCAATGACTACAATGATAGTACAGCCCGGGCTGTCTAAACCTCTGAGCAGTATCCCTCGTCTTGATTCGCTCCGATGGCGGCGCATCCTTTCGGGTACTCACGGGTGACCGGCGTCCGGGTTGCGGACAGACTGACTGATTCCCAGAGCCAGCAGCGCCTGGTTGCAGGTGTCGGCCAGAGAGTGGATGGCTTCTGAGAACATGCTGGCTGATCCAGTGTAGACCCAAGCCAGGAGCTTGAAGAAGAAGTTTAACCCATTGCtggaaataaagacaagaaTGAGTTTAACTGCTCCCAGGAAtaattaaaagacaaaacaaaaaacagtaaacagCTGAGCATGGAATCAAGAGAAGACCTTCTGATGTGGACAGAGCATCTCTTCACAAAGGAGGGTTGATGAGGAGAAACTAAGGCTAGAAACCATTAATTGGAAACATCATGAATGAAATCAACAGATTTATTAAACTGTATCCATTTTAATGCATGTGGAATACAGGACAAATTAAATAGAAAGCAACTGTTTCATGGGTttgaaggggtggggggggaaatgaaaaaaaaaatcgagtcACATAAgtattgggattttttttgttgaaaaattgatttttgttttatttttatttttttttttttgaccaaacTGAAAACTTAAGACTTCATTCTTGTTTAACGTTTGGAATTCTGgttggaaagaaagaaagaaaaaaaaaagaaaaaggttcttgtgtttgtccagcagagggcgaaaGGTTTTCGATTCTCCATCTAGTGGTGTATAGCATATTATATCTGAGAATGGCAGACAACTTAAAATATTTACTAGTATGTGCTGTATTTTAGGAAGAGAACAATGAAATGGCTGGGTTTAACTACAATTCTTATGCTTTTATTTTAGCTTCTTTTATACACAGTGAAAGCTTTCGAAAGTAACattcaaagataaaaaaaaaaaaaaaaattagactcAGATGTGATGTGCATTTTTTAGGGAAAATATGGTTGCTGATATAGTCTATAGACAACATCATTATACTTTTTAACTGGtgttaaacagaaaaaaaataaccataaaaaaaggagaaatgaagAATCAACATCGaatcaaaaactcaaaaaatttggaaaaaaattataTCGGGAAAGAATTATATTGTCCCAGCCCAAATGTGTTTGTTGTCTTGAGTGACAGAAAAGCTTTCAAATGTTTATGAACAGAAAAGGAACCAAAATAAAAGCTATTCTGATGACTCAAAagattttttgtaaaaaaaaagtaaaaaaaaaagtggagcagGTGTATCGGTTTGTGAACTACAATTCTGTTACATGCTGGAGCTGTATGCATTGAGTTTTATAACAAGATGTGAGAAATTATTAACTCACTTGaaatacattatatatatataaagtcaAAACTGGGCTGGATTACTCAAAAATATTACCTCTACCATTCATAGTATTTAAAATTAATATATCCATTAGATAAAATATAAAAGCTAAACTGaaaatcactcctgttgtttATAAAACAGTAATGAGAAGAACGGTCTTCCTCTTGTCCTCTCTGTGCTGGTGAATCCTGAGTCCTTCACTTACCGGGTCTCATGAGCCTTTCTGTCGACTCTAAACCTCATGTGACCGCACATGCTCTTTAACACAATCAATATAATCCAATCAAGAGCAGCAGCACGTGAATCAAAGTTTGCATGCCGTTAAAACCTTTTGCTTCACATCGGTTCTTCTTCGTGGAAATCAGGTCTAATCCTTCTggtatctgttttgttttgctggaACTCGTCCTTGTTTGCTTTGATACTGATCCAGCCTGCTTTGCGTAGTAACCCTGCTGAGAACACGGCTCCGTGTAATCCAGACTGTCCCGCTGCGGCTCAATAAAGTCACCGAGTGCAGGGAGACGTCAAAGTCAGAAAACCGAGGAGAGCGGCAGGAATCCCACAACTTACATGCAAATGGCGACCATGACCACCTTCCCCGGTCCCTGAAGAAATGTCGCCCGCTTTCCTGATCGCGGCTACAAGAAAGATGGAAAGAAAGAAGTATATCACATGTATTACAATTTCCATtttgaaataaactaaaatatttatattattcTTGCTGTTTATTTCAGTATTGATCTTTCAGATTTTCCTCACGGGACATAAGAGGGGATATTCTAGAAAAACAGGCCAGCGCAGTATAGAATATACCACGGCATACCAGATAAGCACTGTACAGCAAAGAGGGCGGGCAGAAAGAATGTGGACACATAATAACATTGTCATATAAATACGGTGACCTCTGCGGCGAGGACAAAGGtcacacaaacaccacagcGTGTTATCAGGGCAGCTTGGcacactgacagcagagggTCGACATCACTTTTATATCAAAAACAACCACCAAATCTGAGAGCTCACCTTTGTGTTTCCCCAGAAATCTTTATATTCTTTCAATAACTGCTGATTTCGAAAGATATCTgaagatcagaaaaaaaaagacgatt harbors:
- the slc30a9 gene encoding proton-coupled zinc antiporter SLC30A9, mitochondrial, which codes for MFPSLAHRPWHVFCRVSLQHRPPLSQRSPRFSQSYGFQSGGIHCLRFSLPDCRLTSLGLTKVQYYSTSGSSKDEPPKSPPGDAPSAEKVLSGAAKVSPASMGITPQGLTKAETIQVKVRAVLKKREYGAKYTQNNFITAVRAMNEFCLKPSDLEQLRKIRRRSPHDDTEAFTVFLRSDVEAKALDVWGSHEALARERNLRKEVEREYQENIFRNQQLLKEYKDFWGNTKPRSGKRATFLQGPGKVVMVAICINGLNFFFKLLAWVYTGSASMFSEAIHSLADTCNQALLALGISQSVRNPDAGHPYGFSNMRYIASLISGVGIFMMGAGLSWYHGIMGLLHPEPIESLLWAYCILAGSLVSEGATLLVAVNEIRRSAHQHGLSFYEYVMQSRDPSTNVVLLEDAAAVLGVVLAAGCMGLTSLTGNPLYDSLGSLGVGTLLGTVSAFLIYTNTEALLGRSIQAERVQKLTEFLENDPAVRAIHDVKATDMGLSKVRFKAEVDFDGRVVTRSYLEKQDIDQILNDIQQVKTPEELESFMLKHGENIIDTLGAEVDRLEKELKQRNPEVRHVDLEIL